The following DNA comes from Clarias gariepinus isolate MV-2021 ecotype Netherlands chromosome 7, CGAR_prim_01v2, whole genome shotgun sequence.
TTTCCACGGGGAACAGACTGTTTCTAAGTTAATTCCCTTTTATATAGTGCCAAAACAATATTGACACACAGTCAGTATTTGACCAAGTgttagaatataaaacatgaaacTTATTAAATGCATCAAGACATTAGGATATATCTGACTTTTAAGGTAATTAATTTTTACAATGTCATTCTCTCTTGTTCAGATATAAAAATTAACATATTTTCAAACAGCCGCATTGTTGAGAATTTCAAACGTACAGTCaggaaaatataattattttattattaatctaaaTTTATATTGATTAAATTGAATAGATAAATAGATCTATCCATCTATAGTTATTGAGCATATAGAATCAAACTCATGTTGACATACagaaaatctatattttgaggAATCTTTTTCTactgtcatatatatatatatcttttcaAACATTATGAAATGTGCCACAGTGATAAACAGACAATACAAACAAGTGTTAATCTAAAATCTGCCTTCCTGCATGTGACGAGTGCATGTGATGTGAGGTGTCACACGAGAAGGACATGCAGCAGATGAGGGAGTCACATGAGCGGTGTAGGAACAACCCCGAGGCTCTCTTCCTTAAAAACAttatgaggggggaaaaaaaacatcggccactcctttttttttttttttttctttcttcatttgaCTCGGTGTTGCATAGACAAAACGGCCTGCTGAATGGCACATACTAAAGAAACCACTTTGGCTGTATTAGGCTCGGTTTCATCCCAGAGTTAACgacttttgttttaatattatagCTGAGTATGCACAATTGTCACAACATGTATTGGCTTTATGGCTTTGATTTCATACTGTGAGTGCATTTGTGCAAATGAAGGGGGCTATTATGTCCTAGTCATTATGTTGCCTTGATATGTTATTATACCTTAGGGCATAACTGAGACCTATACATATTGCCCTATTTTTGTTGTATGAACATTCACAGAAATAGATATGGCAATTATTAAGGGACGATGAGTCACAGACATGAACggaaagctttttttcccccttcaccCTCAAGTATGTAGCCCACATTCTGAACCTCAACTATTTTCTATACCTCTTGTTTAAAGTGACAAACTTCAAAAATCATACCCTATGAGTACTGTCTTCACAATGCCTTTTTAGTATACACTCTGTAGCGTGTATGACATTGTCAATTATATATTTCTAATAAATGCAACAAGAACAATCATATCAAATCAATTAGAATGATCGGGCAATGACCTGCTGTCTGTCTGAGTACCCCCTCTGACCCCCCCTGACCCCATCTTTCTGCTGCTGACAGTAGTGCTGCTGTTTATCCACTGTGTAAGCAAAGACTTCAGACCACAAGCCTGTCCTTTTACTGGACATGATTTACAACTGCCAGTCTGTATGCAAGACTATTTCTGTTAATGATCTTATACTTATTATAGCCAATAAGCAAGTCTAAGCAATGCGTgtctcaaaaaaaaactaaggacaGTATGTTTTTGACTGTTACACAATGGAAAATGTCGAATGATGTTTTTGAGCagacaataaatacaaaaaagtatGCACATATCagttaaaaaatgttatattcattaaaatgtaacagtattataaaacaatataaagggCGGCTGCTTTagattgaaaaaataataataaaattttactttttagtttATACACTGCAATTTCAGGACACAATCAACCAAGATACATTATAAACACTGCAATATTTAACATACTTTAAGCCAGAATATCTCACACTCTCTCAATTGTtgttaaaatgattaaacatataatatactatataaacaGCACTTTAaccacatttgtttaaaaataaaagaagaaaagtggCTAGTTTCAAGTTGACATTATCTTTGGATTAGTTTTGGAATATGGACAacttcctaaaaaaaataaaagcacacatttgtgtgttttaaataactatttaatGTAAGTGCCCCTTTACCTTACTAGgcgctaataaataaataataattatagctCACTATAACTAACTGATAGTGATCTTTTCCGTCATCATACACTTGTCTGGTTGTATATCACAGACCCCCTTGTAAGCACCACTGCTTTAAGGAAGACAGCAGAATTAAAAATGACGTGTTTTGGCGTAGaacatttaacaattttttttttttggttgagaAAGTAACAGTGAGGATTTTTCATAGAACTGCTACCTATTAAGGCCATCAGTCTGATATGCAAATCCTATGCAAACAGAGTGAATATGAAGCTCTACCAGAGTGACAGCTGTCCTATTGGATCACACATACAACCTGTTAGATAAGAATATCCGTCTTGGCACTGGCAAAAGCAAggatacatttattttagtgGAAACGTCCAGACGCCAATACAGAAAAATACAGGAGCCTTAAAAAGGACAGGAAACTGTAATTTACtgccactgtacagtatgctaCTGCCACGCCATGCAAAGTGTTTCTTCAGCTGTACACTCACACAAATAGACATGCTGTGGTAAAATCTGGATTTTCCCtcgacacaccacacactcaacTGTTTCACATGTTTTGCTCCCAGCAAAACTTTTGTCCTTTTTCCTTGTGCCAAGCCTTTGTCCCTGTCCTGCTCTTAAACCTTCTGCCATTGCTGAGTAGAGGGTGAACCCCTCTGCAATCCCACGAAGAACACCTGATAGCGGTGTTTCCACATGATAAATGCTCCTAACAAGCAGACGATTGCCTGCGCCAGATTCAACACCATCTGCAGCAGGTAGTACAGCATGAGAGTGCTTGTGACGGCAGTGCAGTCTGTCACCCCGGTGTAGGCGAAGGTGCGTGCGATGGGGTCCTCTGGCTCCAAGGCGCATATACAGTCCTGGCGTATCTCCCTGCATATGAAGCCATTGGTCAGAGAGTAGTGGTGGCCCTGAAAGGCGATGACTACAATGGAGATGACTAGTCCCACTGAACACAGGAGGAAGTACAAAAGCTGGAATTATACAAAAGGAAGACAAGAGCAAACATAGTAAGTGAAAGGTCTTGATTTGGCCATGGCATTGCatactatatggccaaaagtactGGAACTAAGGGACCCAAACCCATTCCAGCAGGAAAATGCAACATGCACAAGGCAAGGTCCATAAAAACATGATTGATCAGAAAGAACATGAGTGGCCCTGACATCAACCCAAATGAACACTGACTTGGAACACTGACTTGACTCCAATAAATTGTTAGGCCTCCTCACCcaacctaaaaaaaacattcaaaatgtaaTGGGATTTGTAACATGCACATAGGAAAAACACCATATCATCCTACCGTAAGGTGAAcgttttttctgttcttttggTCATATAGTGAAGCAGTAAATAAGGTATAATATATAAGAGGAGCCTTATAACAAGAATTTCTTTAACAAAGTTTCAAATCTTCAACTGTAAATGGACAACACCTTGACCTTATATCTTTCTAggcaaacaataaaaactataaggcgatgcaaaaaaataaataaataacaccatgtgtgtgcatacaTATCACAGCCCTAGACAGAGTATGTTCTTTACTTGACCTTTGTCTGAACACCACCTACATTAGGCACAATTATATTTTCTATAGATAGATGTACAGTTGCACCTTGGCTTCCTTACCTCATGCCTATAAAACCAAGGAGTGTAATGGAGAGCTTTAGTCTAGTAGGTGCAAATCTCAAAGTAGGTGCAAAagcccacacacatacagtatattaaaagaGTGAACATAACTTTAATACATAAACAGCACAACATTATTAACATAAGGAAAGGTAACGTGCAGAAGAGAAAATGGATTCACACCTACCTGTACTGTCGTTCCCTGACTGATGCTCTTCGTTCCCGGTTAAACCTcaatgctgtgtttttttttctatttttaaataacctATGTATATTTATCACCAAACCTTGCTTGATACTTTACCAAAACTTGTGTTTAGGAATTGTTTTTATAGTCAAATGATTTTCGTTATGCTGTTTGTTTAGTGTGTTTATACTGACTTCACATGACACTTTAACTGCACAGTGCTTGACCTCATTCgactatttacacactacagcaaCAGAAGTGAATACTAatgcaaactgttttttttttttactgtagtaCTTCCCCCCATTTCATTAAACTTCAACAATGAAGGCAATTTTGTGTACATGTATACTAAATACTTCCATTTCATTTTTCAGGTTGTAATTTTACCGAATGTGGACACATTCAAAAGGATTGAATAGTTATACAATGcaccatttactgtatatgggcAGAGAGATATCAAGACTGTGTAGTTCTTACATATTATACAGCATTATTTTACTCGTATACTACCAGTGAAAAGTATGGATACACTATCTAATTCCATGATCGTtcctaatttcttattttttttccatgttgtGAAACAAGGCTGACGACATCCAAAAtttgcaataatctcctttgaacagttgatattgagatgcatCTGATGCTTAagatctgtaaatccttcataacggctcttatctgatgtgctgtttgttaattggtgatttctgaggctggtaactctaaatgaacttctctgcagcagaggcagattttggtcttactttcctgggatggtcatcatgagagccagtttcatcatggcatggtgcttgatgaaggttttgcaaatgcacttgacaatactgttcttgcaagaattattCCAAAGCAGCTGacctttatgttttaaaataacaactgactgttgttgttacttaattacttgATGAAATATGTGTCATTTCATAGTTGTGAAATCGCCAGTATTATTCTAGAATGTAAAACTAAAACctttgaattagaaggtgtgtccagacttttgactggtacgaACTGTACGTGacagtatttttattatcagtTTCTATTAAATAGTAATGACTTAATATGAAATGTGCTGATGTCTTTTAAATTGGATATATTTGAACATAGTCATTAGACGGGTGTCCCAGTGCTGCTGTAATTCTGCCCTGCATACATTTCAGGTATCTACAGCCAATTATACAATCCATTGCTAATGTGCAAATGGAATAGCTGAGGTGTTCATAATTATACTTTCTCccatccttttctttctttttttccttctcctttttcctctcacCTTTATGATGAACTGTGTGTAGGTCCTCTCATCAGGCAGATAGGTGATGAAATAGAGCACAAAACCCAGCACGGATACAATGCACAACTGCAAAACAACACATAGATCATTGGGATTTCTATCGGCCACATTCATTTCAAGGAAATACTTAATACTTAACCATTAGTTATCATGGGAAAAGCATAAAAAGCATGTGTGCCTAAAACCCAGAGGTTGAAAAATGAGGTCATTGTGTCTTAAGTTATAAACAAATGCCAACCTTCTTGATTTGACTAATCTTATTTCAGTCTGTTCATTTCTGTTCATTTCCCAGGCTGTCTGTGATTGTTGTAATTAGCATTATGCAACTCAGCACTTACTTGTCATCTGATAGTATAATCACTGATTTGTTAAATTGAACATCTTTTCGCCTTTCTGAGATAAGACACGGTTTCTCAGTCTTACTGGTGTCTTGTGACAAGCATGTGGTGTCCAATTGAATTGTTTTTCCCGGCTTCTTAAGCAGAGAAGTCTTGATGACCTCAGTGTTTTTCTCAGCAGTAGTGGTCTCGTGAGTGGTGAACTTGGGATATCCAGAGACactctgatgtgtgtgtgtgtgtgtctttgtgtgtatgtgtacatttCACATGATATGTCAATAAAAGTTCTCGAGCATTGCTTATGGGTAACAGAAAACAACTATAAAATGGCTCTCCActttatatctaaaaaaaacagcatgcatCAACAAAAtactaattttaaaattattggcaccctcatGCTTAATATATTGTGGCATCTGCCAGAGAATAACAGCAATGAGTCTATTTCTGTGGTCTATTCATCTTGGTTCAATTCTTTATGCAGGACATTTTAAGCTCCTTTATGTTTTTAGGCTTCTTCAATTCAGACCTCAGTAGGgttcaaaaacacaaaaacatgtgCTTCTTTAACCGTTTCTCTGtgtggcattcaagtcaaaccgggacttctgaTTAGGCAGAATAACAGTACacaatttatttctctatataagcccctgctacactaatgcacttatcccagtgtttcattaaTGCTTGGatttcatcaaaataaaaagttttctcagtacaacagagccatgatcagactgcctgctgcACATCTGGAACGCTTgcatcccaggaactcctttaaaggctcaaacatgtggaaatggcttggagcgagttCAGGACCTTACGTAGACATGGCAATAAGTCCCAGCCGAGTTCTTTCAATATGCAAGTGGTTTTCGTAAATGATTATTTGTACATTTCCCATACTCACAAGAATGACTAAAGTGGACTCTGTGCCATGTCGGCCGCGATtgtcattcatggacatacaaccttctttaaaacatttgcactatttaaatgtttaatgcagctaagagtctctgTACGGTGCCGTCTATTggaaacattaattaattttatgctAATAAAAAGCTGgattttatccatttatccattttGCTTTGTTCAAAAGAactttcatcacaagtcctgggtTGACTTGAACTCCCCTCGTATGTTTGGCTTTTCATTATGTTAAGTGCTCTACCTGTGGACAAGTTGGAACCCTctagcagagacaagaaggTTTTTGCCTGAAACATCCTAGTACTTAGTGAAATTCATGATGCGATTAATCtccggaaaaaaaaacctgaaccaCCTGCCATGAAAcagcctaaaaatgtttttaatcaaTAATCCCTacctacattatacattattctGTCACCAAATATAATCATGGGGTCCTTGACCAAAAAGTtagattttagttttatttaaccAAAACACACCATGCTGAATGTAGTTTTAATTGAGTTTGCTGTTCAGTAACAAACGGAGTTTTGTAAGATGCTTCAATACAGTTTGGATGCTTTCAAACAGCTCGCTATTGTGAAATTTAAAAACGGACAATTACAACAATCAACTAACAATGCAATTTGAAAACTGTGACTGTTGCAcacttttttctctccttcaccTTTCTTCTCCTTGTGTGGGCGACAGGGTACTCATGGGTCAGACTCTTTCAAAGTTTCCAGCTGttacacacataaacattttCTAAAGTACCATCTCTATTTTTAAACATCCATTTCCTGGTCaacatttttctctcttttttgtgtttcttttgtttttcataagTGTGCAACCTCATATTTACACCTTAAGGAAAAGGGCAACAACAGAGGTTTTATGGGACTGGCAGTATCTAAATAATTACCTATGTGTTTTCGCAAAAATGACAGTTTGCTCACATTCAGTCAAATCATTCTTTATGGGtgtcaaaatatttttgaatatactgtaaaatggtAATAGTATTATGACATCATAGATGGGTATTACTTTGAATAACTTATAATGCCACCATAACCACCTTTTTCATGCTGTCtgaagaatatactgtacaaagaaaTTGCACTGCGACAGCAACCCAAACTCAGGACTGTGGAGCTGTGAGGCAGCAATGCAACCCACTGTTATCTTTAAACTCACTATTTTTTCTCAGCAGAAAGAAAGTACAGTAGTTTGGTTAACTGTTTAGACTATTAAAATAATGTGGATTTCCGAACACTGATCCCCTTTAGTCCAGGGggaaataatattattaataaaaacggATTTTAATAGTATCTCAGCAAAGCTTCTAATTCTGTTAtgaatgattataaataatacagtactgtaatgcTTAGACATGTAACACATGCAAACTGAGAGCGTTTAATATAAAACGAGTCTCTAGTACAGCTTCAGTTATGGCGGCATAGCTACTGGCACAGTAAGGTGGAGTTGAATGCTGGCCTCATGCAGGGCCCGGGCAGTGAGAAAGCATGCTGGGAGCTGAGGTAAAGGATGGTTAGATGCTTACAATGATTCCAGCCCAATGAGGTGTCTCCCTGGCCAGCAGAGAGGGGCTGATGGTGGTCATGAGAAAGGCCACCACCGTGATAGTGATGCCGAGGAGCAGCTGCAGCAGGGCGATGAGAAGCGGGAAGCGACAACCGCAACATGTATGGCGTCCCTCAGCGTCTGGGCCTCCTCGGTCAGCCTTGGCCTTCTTCTGCCCTCCACCAGACCCCACTGGACTTTTCTCTGACCCCATGCTTCCTTCTGTCTTCCTTCCTCGTGTACAGTGAGTTAGTCTTCCTTCAAACCTAgaactttcttttcttctcactTTTTCCTCTTTATGGTCTCCtgtttctctccttctctcctttCTCTAACTGGCCTTCTGCACTGTTTACCACCCCCTGCCCTCCTCTCTGAGCCAGCCCGCTAGGCTGCAGCTATTTGGAATCAAAGAGGGCTCTGAACTAATATGGAAAACATTTTGAACTGCCTGAGAGCCACATATAGAGCAGCAAGCAGTGGAGGAGAGGAAAAGGAGGGAGGGAGCAAAAGTAGAAAAGACTGAAAGGGGGACTCCAACACACGACTACAATAACAACAGCAGCAGACTGCCAGTCTCCCAGCAAACTGAGCCGGGAAACAGGATCTCACCGAGAATGAGGAAGAGTCATTGTGAGTTAATAATTAGCATTAACATCCCACATCACAGTCAAATGTGGGCGAATTCGGACTCCTGCCAAGTGCACGCAGTTCACAAGAGCCAAACTGTCACATGATACCAGTGGAGAAGTAATGTGACCTACAGGCATGTGAGAGGGGATATAGCTAATTCTTTATTAACCTTTCATGTTTATTATCATAATGTGATGATATATGTTATCTATGATTGGGGTTGAAtatgtttaaaacatgttttgtacAATCAATTCATAATCATATATCAGATGCATATGGTAATATACcataaaaaacatgcattatattaatgtcattttaagtcaagtggaaatgttttattatgcaAATGTTATGTTTCCAAAAAAGGCACATTTTTGATACACATACCTTGTTAATTCACTTTATAGGAGTCCAGTTATAAAGTACAGAATAATCTTATTATGTTtcgtgtttaaagaaaaaaatatcacttTTTTATATCTTTACTGAGAATTAGATTGAGTTTCAAGATTTGTGTATACTGTTCTTTAATAATGTTTGTAAAgcttgtttatgttttattgtaccATAACATGTTGACACAAACAATCTAATTATTCATCATGtgtaaatacaattttaaagtattcacaaacaaaatatatgttgcattttatttgtgGAAATATTGAAGCCAAAAGAGCTATGGCTTGTTGCTGgttaacaatttaaatattggtaatataaatgtacatttacattcaggtTCTCATCCCAAACAACCTAAACATGAAACTGAGTGATTGTAActtgttattaattttttattattattattattattattattattattattattattattattattatgtgttaaGTTATTACTCATAAATTGTACAATGGCTCTCTGGAAGTCCTGGGTTTTGAATTTACAAACCATACTATTACTCAGAACAAAACTTCACCCTGAACAACTTACTTATTCACTTGTAATCAATGTGTGACCTACAATGGCATCTGAGATTGATTGGTTAATCATTTTCTTCAGTTTATACTCCTTCATTGACAGAAGTTGATGTAATTTAGTGGATTTTTAATTACCTGAAATGCTGCTTAACTACTTGCTCAAACAGATAGGATACTAAAGCTCCAGCTTTTGTGCTATCATTATGCTCGACATGTCATAGACTAACCAAGCTGAGTTTCTGCCATCACTTATCGCAACTATATTGAATATATGCATTGCATTTTGGGAGGACGAGTTAAGCCTTTGCAGTCTCCTCCGCTTCTAGGTTGGGTTATTCATATGATGCTGTCTGAAAGAGTAAGAGTAagaaaaggtttttattttttttttagaacagagAAACctattacatattaattatgtttgaaatcattaaaattgttttacacCATTACAATGTTCCCCTTGAGGTGCCAGCACAACACACATCCTTTAACTTTTTACAGGACGAGTAAAAAGACTCCCCCACCAATTCATTTGCACCAGTATCACTGTGCACATCATAAATATTTGAACGCAAACATATTTAATGTGTTCCAGGGAGACGTCTTTCTGCTTAAGCATTGTGTCGTGTaaaatgtttcaataaatagaatacttaaataaataaatttcatgcTGAATGTTTTCACACGGGGGTAAGTAAGGTTGCACCTGCACGAAACGAGCCTCCATTAGTGTGAGTGCACTACAGGATCATGGCGCACGTGTCAAAGCACGCAGCGCGAGATCCttgagcgcgcgcgcgcctcACCTTAATCGTGAGGCTGTTCACgcgatctgtttttttttttttttttttttatcgatcaCGAAAGGTGCGAATTATCTTCAGGACCGTGTAAGTTTAGAGCTGAAGTTGAGACCCCTCCTTCTCAGATCTGAGCTGTCTGTTTATGAATAGCCATCACGGTGTCGTCATCCGTGTGTCAGACAGctgtctctgattggctgcacGGGCTGGAGACGGCTTTCTGCGGCGGCGTGGGGTCTCGAGAGGTCGCTAATTAGCGCGCAGACTTTACGAGCGGGTGCCGTTTACACGTGAGCTCCGAAGCGGTTCCGGGCGGTGGCGCGCGCACGCATGCTCTGTTTCCTTCCGCGCATAGTGGCTGCTCGCGCTGAGCTCGGCGTCATTCTCAAGCTACCTGAAATAACGCACGGCgcgcgctctctttctctcgctctgtctctctctccctctctatctctctcctaGCACTTTCTATCCGTCGGCTCGGAATTACTCTCGCACCGAAAAGCCAAGGAAGCGGATGAGAGAAGGCGAAAAGTTATGGATGAAAGAATATCACGCGTGCCGGACAGAGCGTTCCTCGATCACGCAGACTTCCTCGGgtaattctgtttttttgttgttttttttcaatggCAAAACACAATTTTTAGTTGCATGATTGTCACATTAATGGATTTGCTTCCTAAGACCTGGGACTTTGCCTCTTTCAGGGTCGATTATTCGTCTCTCTATATGTGCAAGTCAAAAAGAGGGATGAAGCGAGAGGAGGGAAAGGTAAGTGCAGATCCGAGCCCTTGTTAAACACACAGGTAGACCGTCACTTATATTTGCATAACgtatgtttattatttgttttacaaaCTATGTCGATGAATTGACAGATGCAGaactttttgttctctttttgtgTATTACTTTAAGCAGGACGCGTATAAGTTACCACACAGACTCatagagaagaagaggagagaccGGATTAATGAATGTATCGGACAATTGAAAGACTTATTACCAGAACACCTTAAGTTAACGGTATAAAcgcaatttttttgtttggttggttaCCTCGATGATAAGGTTTACTTTATGAAACGCACGTTTTATTAATGTTCAAATGAattgcaatgtgtgtgtgtatgtgtgtgtgtctgtagaccCTGGGGCACTTAGAAAAGGCGGTTGTGTTGGAGTTAACTCTAAAACACCTGAACGCGTTGACGGCTGTCACTGAGCAGCAGCACCAAAAGATCCTGGCACTGCAGAACGGTAAATCACATCCCAAATCCCCCGATGAAGCCAATCTAGatgagcaaaaaaatatatatatatatgaatacataaataaaatgcaaagcaTGTTTTTAGGTAAGTGTGTTCGCATGAGTCTAAGTCGTTTTCCTTTGTGTCTGATCAGGAGACCGCTCTCTGAAGTCCACCATCCGAGCAGACTTGGACGCTTTCCACTCGGGATTTCAAGCGTGCGCTAAAGAGGTGCTGAAGTACCTGGGCACGGTGGAGAAGTGGACCAGCTGTGAGCAGAGGTGCACGCAGCTCATCGAGCACTTGCACAAAGTTTTGGCGCGACTCGTGCAGCCGCAGTTAGGCGCGCAGGACAGGGACAGGGACAGAGACGGCCAGGCCAACTGCGTTCCGGTCATCCAGAGGACTCAGAATCCCGAGGCCAACGAGAACGACACGGACACCGACAGCGGATACGGGGGAGAAACGGAGAAAAACGACGCTAGAGCCGAGAAAGCATGCGACGCAGTCAGGGTTAAAATAAAGCAGGAGTTTGGGGACGAGCGCGTGGCTAAGAAGCCCAGAATGAGCTGGAGTGAGAAGGGCGGGACAGGAGGCGCGGAGCCGCCGAACTTAGCGTTCATGAACTCGCTGATGGGAATGGCTGGAGTGGGCCAACAGACTCCGTTCTGCGTGCCGTTTTACTTCATAAACCCGTCGGCAGCTGGCTCCTACATGCCTTTTTTTGACAAGAGCAGTCTGGAGAAGTTAGTGTACCCGGCGCTGAGCGGGCCTTTCCCCTGGCTCTACCCCGGCCTCAGCGCGCACACCTCGGCCGCAGCGGCTGCTGCAGCTGCTGCTTTCCCCGGAGCATCTCTGGAGAAAAGCCTTGGCTTCGGGGCCACTTCAAACGAAAAAGACTGCCCTTCCCCACCTAACGAGGCCAAACAATCCAGCAGGGTAGGTGCTTTATCTCCTACCGACGAGGAGCAGAACTCAGACCCTGATCTTACCGAGGATCAGACCCCAATGAAAGAACCCAGCACTACAGGCTGATCCAGTCTAAAGGAACACTTCACTTTTCGCGCTCTCATGT
Coding sequences within:
- the bhlhe41 gene encoding class E basic helix-loop-helix protein 41 isoform X2, whose protein sequence is MDERISRVPDRAFLDHADFLGVDYSSLYMCKSKRGMKREEGKDAYKLPHRLIEKKRRDRINECIGQLKDLLPEHLKLTTLGHLEKAVVLELTLKHLNALTAVTEQQHQKILALQNGDRSLKSTIRADLDAFHSGFQACAKEVLKYLGTVEKWTSCEQRCTQLIEHLHKVLARLVQPQLGAQDRDRDRDGQANCVPVIQRTQNPEANENDTDTDSGYGGETEKNDARAEKACDAVRVKIKQEFGDERVAKKPRMSWSEKGGTGGAEPPNLAFMNSLMGMAGVGQQTPFCVPFYFINPSAAGSYMPFFDKSSLEKLVYPALSGPFPWLYPGLSAHTSAAAAAAAAAFPGASLEKSLGFGATSNEKDCPSPPNEAKQSSRVGALSPTDEEQNSDPDLTEDQTPMKEPSTTG
- the sspn gene encoding sarcospan codes for the protein MGSEKSPVGSGGGQKKAKADRGGPDAEGRHTCCGCRFPLLIALLQLLLGITITVVAFLMTTISPSLLARETPHWAGIILCIVSVLGFVLYFITYLPDERTYTQFIIKLLYFLLCSVGLVISIVVIAFQGHHYSLTNGFICREIRQDCICALEPEDPIARTFAYTGVTDCTAVTSTLMLYYLLQMVLNLAQAIVCLLGAFIMWKHRYQVFFVGLQRGSPSTQQWQKV
- the bhlhe41 gene encoding class E basic helix-loop-helix protein 41 isoform X1, with product MDERISRVPDRAFLDHADFLGVDYSSLYMCKSKRGMKREEGKQDAYKLPHRLIEKKRRDRINECIGQLKDLLPEHLKLTTLGHLEKAVVLELTLKHLNALTAVTEQQHQKILALQNGDRSLKSTIRADLDAFHSGFQACAKEVLKYLGTVEKWTSCEQRCTQLIEHLHKVLARLVQPQLGAQDRDRDRDGQANCVPVIQRTQNPEANENDTDTDSGYGGETEKNDARAEKACDAVRVKIKQEFGDERVAKKPRMSWSEKGGTGGAEPPNLAFMNSLMGMAGVGQQTPFCVPFYFINPSAAGSYMPFFDKSSLEKLVYPALSGPFPWLYPGLSAHTSAAAAAAAAAFPGASLEKSLGFGATSNEKDCPSPPNEAKQSSRVGALSPTDEEQNSDPDLTEDQTPMKEPSTTG